In Desulfurobacterium indicum, the genomic window TATATCTTTGCCTGCTGCTTTAAATTTCTTTTTAAGTATGGAAAATAGTGATTTTTTGTCAAAAGGTGTTGAAATTACCATAGTTTCAATGGAGGACAATATTTTTTTAAATAATTCCGTTTTAAGAGTTTTGTTTTCTAATTTGGTTTTTGCTACAAGTAGATATTCTTTTTTAGAGTTTAAAAAATTAATAATTTTTCCCTTATCCTGTTTTTTTCGGATCTTACCTCCGATGTGTTCGATTCCTATTACTATCGGAAATGTTGTTTTTCCTGAAAAAAGGCCACCACTTGTTGTTTCAAATAGTTTGTTTAAGAAATTCTCATCTTCGACGTAGATTTTTTCGCAGTCAAATGTTTCTGAGAAAAATTTTATTATCTGTTCTGTTATATAATATTCTTCACCGTGAATAAGTATCTTTCTCTTTTCGGGTAGCCTTTTTTTACAGAGCTTTATAAATTCAGATGCTTTTATTTCATTCATTTTTAACCTTTACCATTGTTATGGATTTAGGTTCTGTCGGGCATGCGTTAATACATCTTCCGCAACCTTTGCACTCTTCGGGATGAAATTCAGGATAGCTTCTATCTCTTATGGTTATGGCTTTATCTATGTTCAGACAACTCCAATAACATGTAAGACAGAACATTTCTTTAAATGCTACGCATTTATCTTTTAATATTTTTGCTACATACTTGTATTTTTTTAAGTTTTCAAATTTTAGAGCACCGGAAGGGCAGTTTTCTATACAGGTGTAGCACTGTTCGCAGTAGTTGTTGTCAAAGTTCATAAACGGAGTGTCCAGAATAATAGGATTTAATTTTTTATATTTTTCAAGGACTCCGGTTTTGCAGTTTTCAACGCATTTGCCGCATTTTTCACACAGTGCCGTGAAGGTATCTTCATCGGCACTTCCAGGCGGCCTTACGAGATTTTCGGTTGCTTTTGACACTTCGTATGCAAATTCAGCCGCAGCCTTTGTTACAGAACCGAGTAGTTCTTTAAAAAAATCCCTTCTTCCTTTCATGGAAGTTTGCCTCTTTTAATTCTTCTATAAGCGAGAAACAGTACGATTATTAATGCTCCTGAAATTGTGAATATCAGATTTAAGTTATGTTCTACAAAACCTGTTATCTGGCTTCCGTAAAAGTAGAAGAGAGCAGCTTCTGCAAAAAAGCGTAGCCCTCTTCCTATTACTGAAAATATTATAAGTTTTGGAAGGCTTGCAAATAAAACGCCTGATGTTATCGTAAACAGTTTGTATGGCAGGGGTGTGAATCCTGCTGTAAGGATTATCATGCTTTCGTAAGCTTCAAAAAGGCGATGGACTCTGTTTACTTTTTCTTCACCAAAGAATTTTATCGCCAGAGGTTTACCACCTTTGTATCCTACGAAGTATCCTACGACGCCACCAAGTGTTGAGAAGAGGGTGGTTATAAGTGCGTAAAAAAAAGCTTTGTGAGGATTGGTTGCACAGAGGGCTATCAGAAGCACGTCAGGTGGTATGGGAAAGAATATTGCTTCTATGAAACTATTAAGGGCAAGTCCTGCGGCTCCGTATTTGAGTGCAAAAGTTTGCCAGTAAGAGGGATTAAAAAGTTCCATTTTTCTGCCTTTCCAGATAGAGTTTCAAAATAAATATATGTTTTTTTCTCTTTTAGGCAGGTTTTTAGCTTTCTCCAAAAATTTCGTCCATTATTGATCTAACTGGTGATTCTTCATATAGAAGGTCTATGCCGCACTTTAATCCTGAGAGAAAGTCAAAAGCATCTTCTATGAACTCCTCGGGAATAATAGATCCATGCTGAGGAACTATCGCTTTTATGTCAAAAGGTTTCACTTTGCTGACAAAATACTTGAGTGCTTTTTGTGATGCCATGTAGTAGACATGGAAATACATCATCTCTTTTTTGTGCTTTTCCATGTCTGTTACTATAAGTTCCCAATTTTTTTGTATTGCTGCAAAAATGTCGCCTGAAAATAGGATCTTACTTTTTGCGTCATATGTAACAAAGGCATCGGGAAAATGGAGAAATGGAGCACTCAAGAATATAAGCGTGCTGCTGCTTCCGATATCGATTATCGTGTCGTCTAACGGGCTTACGTCAAGCCAGTTTACATTTTCTCTGTCAAAGCCGTAATAGGGGATTAAAACTTTTGTTCTGGGTGTTGTTATTATGGTAATTTCAGGATTTATTTTAAGCCATTCCGGGAGAGAGCCTATTACGTCAGGATCCTGATGGTGGGTTATTATGTGGGTCACGTTTGCCGGGTTTCCTATGAGTTTTGATACTCTATCTTTAACTTGCGGAAAGTGTTGTATTCCTCCCGGGTCTATCAGGATGTTTATGCCTCCCGAAGATATTAGATAAGCGTTGCATCTGAATATGAACTCTTCGGCACTGCCTACCCATGCAACCTTGTAATCAGGAGAGTCGTAGAGTATTACGGGTCTGTTTAAGTCTATCTGGCTGTTTTTTAGTTCTTCTATTTTAAGGCTCATCTTACACCTCTTCTGCGATAACTTTTGAGTATTGATGTAGCATGTATCTTGTATATCCAAGGTTTGCATCCTTTTTTAGTAATGCTAGCTGGAAAAATTCGTTGTTGTAGAAGAGTCTTATAAGTAAGGTTATTTCGGTCGTGTTCATAAGAATTTCTTTAGGGATACCTACTGCGTATTCTCCCAATGTTTGGTAGATGTTTATATAGTTTTTTACTATTGCTTGAATATCATTAAGTATTTTCTCTGTTTCTTCTCCTGTAATAGATAGTATGTCTCCGTTAAATTTAACCGCTGCGTATCCAGTTATGTAAGGTATCTCTTCCATTGCTTTTTCTGCGATGTTTGTCATAATCCCCTCCTTTATTTTCTTACATTATACAATAATAGCTCTTATTTACTATATATTTTCTTTGATTTCGGTCAATTTATATATCACATATACCGGGATTTCTATTTTGTCTTTCTTTACTTCAGGGGGAAAGGGCAGGAATTTTGCTTTTTTTGCTGTTTCAACGGCATTTTTATCAAGAATCGGGAATCCTGACGATTCAGCGATTGTGACTTTTATAAGGTTTCCATTTCTGTCTACCGTTAATATTAGTTTTACTGTTCCCTGAATTCCCATTTCCCGTGCTACAATTGGATATTCTTTTTTCTTTTCTAACTGAGAAATTACGGAATTTATGTATGTTTGTTTCCAATCAAGAAAAGAAAAGAGACTTCCGCCCGTGTTTTTGCTCGTTTTATTTGCTGTTTCCGGTTTTGTAATCTGTGTTTTTTGATTTTTTTTCTTTAAAATATCTCTGTTTCCAGGTGATTTTTTGTTTCTTTTAATGCTTTTATGCTTCCCTTGATTGTTGTTTTTCTTGTTTTTAATGGTATTTTTTTTGTTTTGAACTTTCTTTCCCCTGTGATTTTTTATAGTTTTTATTTCAGGTTTTGTTATTACTGCCCTTTCTGTTTCATGATTTTTCTCTGCTTTTTTTCTTTTATTCTTTGTATTTGTTGTATATGTTTTCAAGGATACTTTGATCTTTCCGTTGTCTCCGGATAGGGAAAATCTTTTTCCCGTAGAGTAACTGTTTGCTGATATAATTTTCAAAATTACAAGGTGTAGTATTAAAGAGAGAGTTATAGTAACAATAAGGATTTTATTCCTTGAGGGTGAGTAAGTTGACATTGTTTATGCCTGCCTCTTTTAATCTGTCCAGAACTTTTATGAATGTTTGATAGCTGATATTTTTGTCGCCGGCAATATCTACTTCTGCAGTTTTTGGAATTTTTTCTATATCTTTTATCGAGGATATTTTTCCGTTTATAATAATTGTTCCGTCAGCTTTGATTTCTATAGTGTAATTCTTTTTGTTTTCGGTTACTTCCTGTCCCGATTTCGTTGCCGGAAGTGCAACAGAGACTTGATGTTTCTGATAGCTGTTTGTTAAAAGGAAGAATATGAGTAGCAGAAATACCATATCTACGAGAGGGGCTATGTCAAGAATTGAGCTGTCATCGTTTTTCTTTCTGAACTCTATCACCGTAAACCTCTATCAGAACTTCTTCCATATCCTCTTTTAGGGCAAGTTCTATCTTTTCTATAAGATTTGTAAGGTAAAAGTAG contains:
- a CDS encoding MBL fold metallo-hydrolase, yielding MSLKIEELKNSQIDLNRPVILYDSPDYKVAWVGSAEEFIFRCNAYLISSGGINILIDPGGIQHFPQVKDRVSKLIGNPANVTHIITHHQDPDVIGSLPEWLKINPEITIITTPRTKVLIPYYGFDRENVNWLDVSPLDDTIIDIGSSSTLIFLSAPFLHFPDAFVTYDAKSKILFSGDIFAAIQKNWELIVTDMEKHKKEMMYFHVYYMASQKALKYFVSKVKPFDIKAIVPQHGSIIPEEFIEDAFDFLSGLKCGIDLLYEESPVRSIMDEIFGES
- a CDS encoding ExbD/TolR family protein, producing the protein MIEFRKKNDDSSILDIAPLVDMVFLLLIFFLLTNSYQKHQVSVALPATKSGQEVTENKKNYTIEIKADGTIIINGKISSIKDIEKIPKTAEVDIAGDKNISYQTFIKVLDRLKEAGINNVNLLTLKE
- a CDS encoding energy transducer TonB codes for the protein MSTYSPSRNKILIVTITLSLILHLVILKIISANSYSTGKRFSLSGDNGKIKVSLKTYTTNTKNKRKKAEKNHETERAVITKPEIKTIKNHRGKKVQNKKNTIKNKKNNNQGKHKSIKRNKKSPGNRDILKKKNQKTQITKPETANKTSKNTGGSLFSFLDWKQTYINSVISQLEKKKEYPIVAREMGIQGTVKLILTVDRNGNLIKVTIAESSGFPILDKNAVETAKKAKFLPFPPEVKKDKIEIPVYVIYKLTEIKENI
- a CDS encoding 4Fe-4S dicluster domain-containing protein; translation: MKGRRDFFKELLGSVTKAAAEFAYEVSKATENLVRPPGSADEDTFTALCEKCGKCVENCKTGVLEKYKKLNPIILDTPFMNFDNNYCEQCYTCIENCPSGALKFENLKKYKYVAKILKDKCVAFKEMFCLTCYWSCLNIDKAITIRDRSYPEFHPEECKGCGRCINACPTEPKSITMVKVKNE
- the holA gene encoding DNA polymerase III subunit delta, whose product is MNEIKASEFIKLCKKRLPEKRKILIHGEEYYITEQIIKFFSETFDCEKIYVEDENFLNKLFETTSGGLFSGKTTFPIVIGIEHIGGKIRKKQDKGKIINFLNSKKEYLLVAKTKLENKTLKTELFKKILSSIETMVISTPFDKKSLFSILKKKFKAAGKDIDDETILLIMDSVGHNLQNLKVETDKLICYPGKLTKETVSELLFATKSGNVFSLIKEIIKDRKQEYIENLNLVLQESEPLSLIALLQTQMRQIIEVKLGKPVKLPSFVIKEYTHLTREISLKSLYKKLSTIHEAEFSIKTGIRKPEEALKEIIFKEES
- a CDS encoding YqaA family protein, coding for MELFNPSYWQTFALKYGAAGLALNSFIEAIFFPIPPDVLLIALCATNPHKAFFYALITTLFSTLGGVVGYFVGYKGGKPLAIKFFGEEKVNRVHRLFEAYESMIILTAGFTPLPYKLFTITSGVLFASLPKLIIFSVIGRGLRFFAEAALFYFYGSQITGFVEHNLNLIFTISGALIIVLFLAYRRIKRGKLP